One genomic window of Chitinophagaceae bacterium includes the following:
- a CDS encoding DUF3179 domain-containing protein translates to MNQRLRIFLFAIGMLLLILPDAAVFYLIMPVPTSQYSDQMELGHFLYKTLWFARILGLLFVFPLLFQTWKSGSTIGKIIVTGLFAFSVLTVYVLGFRFMPENVFKEPKELLFTLPDKNTVPGNNYVLGIELNGEAKAYPLKYVGYHHKIQDVIGGMPVLVTYCTMCRTGMVYDPVINGRQERFRLVGAAFNNAVIEDETTRSWWYQSTGIAGAGPLKGTAMKTIPYEQMTLNTWIAQHPNTLIMQPDPHYIKEYAKLKSYDINIPSANTDREKNKSFLPNSWVIGVLLDDSSKVFLWNELTEKKLINTTVNNQPVVITLQKDGYSFHAFKSSLGDTSLLFSLQNDSLFLDAQTGSGWNWKGECTSGHFAGRKLLPVTAYQTYYHSWERFYGKHKNATYGITNNKFLNAPPAIKQQ, encoded by the coding sequence ATGAATCAACGCCTCCGAATCTTCCTTTTCGCCATCGGCATGCTGCTCCTCATCCTTCCGGATGCTGCTGTTTTCTACCTGATCATGCCTGTTCCAACCAGCCAGTATTCGGATCAGATGGAACTCGGCCACTTTCTTTACAAGACACTTTGGTTTGCAAGAATCCTTGGGCTTTTATTCGTTTTTCCTTTGCTGTTTCAGACCTGGAAATCCGGTTCCACAATTGGAAAAATTATCGTCACCGGACTTTTCGCATTCAGCGTGCTCACCGTGTATGTTTTAGGTTTTCGCTTTATGCCTGAAAATGTGTTTAAAGAACCGAAAGAATTATTGTTTACACTTCCTGATAAGAATACCGTACCCGGAAATAATTATGTACTGGGCATTGAACTGAATGGGGAAGCGAAAGCTTACCCGCTGAAGTATGTTGGCTATCACCATAAAATTCAGGATGTTATTGGTGGCATGCCTGTTTTAGTAACCTATTGCACGATGTGTCGCACCGGTATGGTGTACGATCCTGTGATCAATGGCAGGCAGGAACGATTCAGGCTGGTAGGTGCGGCTTTTAACAATGCGGTAATTGAAGATGAAACCACCCGGTCGTGGTGGTATCAATCTACCGGAATAGCCGGGGCAGGACCCTTAAAAGGTACCGCAATGAAAACCATTCCGTATGAGCAAATGACGTTGAATACCTGGATAGCGCAGCATCCGAACACACTCATCATGCAACCTGATCCGCATTATATTAAGGAATACGCGAAACTGAAAAGCTATGATATAAATATCCCTTCTGCCAATACGGATCGGGAAAAGAACAAATCTTTTCTACCGAATAGCTGGGTGATTGGAGTATTGCTGGACGACAGTTCTAAAGTTTTCCTGTGGAATGAACTCACAGAGAAGAAACTAATTAACACTACCGTGAATAACCAACCTGTTGTAATTACCCTGCAAAAAGACGGCTATTCATTTCATGCATTTAAAAGCAGCCTGGGAGATACCTCACTTCTCTTCTCGTTACAAAATGACAGTTTATTTCTTGATGCGCAAACCGGCTCCGGCTGGAATTGGAAAGGGGAATGCACATCAGGACATTTTGCAGGAAGAAAATTGTTACCTGTTACCGCATATCAAACCTATTATCATTCGTGGGAAAGATTTTATGGTAAGCATAAAAATGCTACTTACGGTATTACTAATAATAAATTTCTAAACGCGCCGCCAGCTATTAAACAACAATAA
- a CDS encoding SprT-like domain-containing protein, whose translation MTPAENLATQLLKFLPEDATDIVARWIIDYKIALTITRKRRSILGDYRWPGAGKGHRISVNGDLNQYAFLVTLVHEVAHLVTWEKHKHAVSSHGQEWKNEFRLLMDQFTGRRIFPEDVRTALKKYFVNPSATHCADPVLIKVLNKYNKHPVFHLEDLEHNGLFLAIGGRVFKKGEKLRKRYRCVEVQTKRVYLFSPVAEVMKVNG comes from the coding sequence ATGACGCCAGCAGAAAATCTTGCAACACAATTATTGAAATTTTTACCGGAAGATGCGACGGACATTGTAGCACGATGGATAATTGATTATAAAATCGCCTTGACCATCACGCGCAAGAGAAGGTCAATTCTCGGAGATTACCGTTGGCCGGGAGCCGGCAAAGGTCATCGTATTTCTGTCAATGGCGACCTCAACCAATATGCATTTTTGGTAACCCTCGTGCATGAAGTAGCGCATCTTGTTACCTGGGAAAAGCACAAGCATGCTGTTTCTTCTCACGGGCAGGAATGGAAAAATGAGTTCAGGCTATTGATGGATCAATTTACCGGACGAAGGATTTTTCCGGAAGATGTACGTACTGCTTTGAAAAAATATTTTGTCAATCCTTCTGCAACGCATTGTGCCGATCCTGTGCTTATAAAAGTGTTGAATAAATATAATAAGCATCCTGTATTTCACCTCGAAGATCTTGAACACAATGGCCTGTTCCTTGCCATTGGAGGAAGGGTTTTTAAAAAAGGAGAGAAGTTGCGGAAGCGGTACCGTTGCGTAGAAGTACAAACCAAAAGGGTTTATTTATTCAGTCCGGTTGCGGAAGTGATGAAGGTGAATGGGTAG
- a CDS encoding M23 family metallopeptidase — MPEQPAVYKKKKSWFERLTDKYRLVLLNDETFEEVTSFQLTRMNVYVLVSTILVILVLVTVSAIVYTPLREYIPGYADVNMRRDVMELKLRSDSMQKVLEANNLFLTNIKRVISGDLDPERMNDVTSGVQVQNYDSIDLDKVSPAENKLRKDLEDEQRFTVSKTSSLLKKSSAVRGFHFFTPLKGYITEPFNGSEQHYGVDIVAPENEPIKSTLDGIVIFANWTAETGYVMAIQHNDNLISLYKHNSVLLKEEGNYVKAGDVIAIIGNTGELSSGPHLHFELWYKGLPLNPEDYLVFK; from the coding sequence ATGCCAGAGCAACCTGCTGTTTATAAAAAGAAAAAATCGTGGTTTGAACGGCTCACGGACAAATACCGGTTGGTATTATTGAACGATGAGACGTTTGAAGAGGTGACCTCTTTTCAGCTCACCCGCATGAATGTGTATGTATTGGTCAGTACTATTCTTGTAATTCTGGTGCTGGTTACTGTTTCCGCTATAGTTTACACACCCTTACGGGAATACATACCTGGTTATGCAGATGTGAATATGCGGCGGGATGTGATGGAACTGAAGTTGAGAAGCGATTCGATGCAAAAAGTATTGGAGGCAAACAACCTTTTTCTAACGAATATAAAGCGGGTAATAAGCGGAGATCTGGATCCTGAAAGAATGAATGATGTAACATCCGGAGTGCAGGTGCAAAACTATGATTCCATTGATCTGGATAAAGTGTCACCAGCAGAAAACAAGTTGAGAAAGGACCTGGAAGACGAGCAACGGTTTACGGTGTCAAAGACTTCTTCTTTGCTCAAAAAAAGTTCGGCTGTGCGTGGCTTTCACTTTTTTACTCCTTTGAAGGGCTATATTACGGAACCTTTTAACGGCAGCGAACAGCATTATGGAGTTGACATTGTAGCGCCTGAAAACGAACCTATAAAATCAACATTGGATGGAATCGTTATTTTTGCCAACTGGACAGCCGAAACAGGGTACGTGATGGCCATACAGCATAATGATAATTTAATATCTTTGTACAAACACAACTCAGTACTTTTAAAGGAAGAAGGTAACTACGTAAAAGCAGGTGACGTAATTGCGATTATCGGCAATACAGGAGAACTCAGCAGCGGACCACACCTTCATTTTGAACTCTGGTATAAAGGCTTACCACTTAATCCCGAGGATTACCTAGTTTTCAAATAG
- a CDS encoding AtpZ/AtpI family protein — protein MKYFSIAYQIIACIALGFIAGYFLDKWSGWTFPVFKVVLSFGSVLLALYIIYKELMNDKK, from the coding sequence TTGAAATATTTCTCTATTGCTTACCAGATCATTGCCTGCATCGCTTTGGGATTTATCGCCGGTTACTTTCTCGACAAGTGGAGTGGCTGGACCTTTCCTGTATTTAAGGTAGTGCTTTCCTTTGGCTCTGTTTTACTGGCATTGTACATTATTTATAAAGAATTGATGAACGATAAGAAATAA
- a CDS encoding polymer-forming cytoskeletal protein, which yields MFNTKENHPTKPITSNPSPNQSAINIIGAGTQIDGEIKSDNDIRVDGKMKGTINSKSKIVIGATGIVDGDMVCDNADISGKVFGKVEVSDLLFLKSTGYLEGDIITGKLVVEAGARFTGSCKMGVKEMKPAEKSTSQQLQKESKAV from the coding sequence ATGTTCAACACGAAAGAAAATCACCCGACCAAGCCCATCACTTCCAACCCTTCACCTAATCAATCCGCCATTAATATAATTGGCGCAGGTACTCAGATTGATGGTGAAATAAAATCTGACAACGACATCCGTGTTGATGGCAAAATGAAAGGAACTATTAACTCTAAGTCGAAAATTGTAATTGGAGCCACGGGTATTGTGGATGGCGACATGGTCTGCGACAATGCTGATATCTCCGGAAAAGTTTTCGGCAAAGTTGAAGTAAGCGACTTGTTATTTTTGAAATCCACTGGTTACCTTGAAGGAGATATAATTACCGGAAAATTAGTGGTAGAAGCCGGTGCACGTTTTACCGGTTCCTGCAAAATGGGTGTAAAAGAAATGAAGCCTGCTGAAAAATCTACCTCCCAGCAACTTCAGAAAGAATCAAAAGCAGTCTGA